In Thermococcus thioreducens, a genomic segment contains:
- a CDS encoding HD domain-containing protein: protein MKLVHDPIHGHIELDEFAVRLVDTPEFQRLRRITQLGMAFLAYPSARHTRFEHSLGTFYLAKRIAEHNPEIEEGAVHAALLHDLGHYPFSHTLEALYPRHEENTKWLIRHGEIGDVLREQYSLREFIELFKHPLVSGDIDADRMDYLVRDAYYTGVAYGLVDLDRLVRNLYYDGERLVVEEKGVMAAQSLLLARSMMYPTVYGHHVSRIASAMLVKAVELEGLSLEEIRTMDEVDLVARLRRSEKDEVRELVKAMDDRRLYKRVLYTNRDPGEGAVEELRGELEAEFGHLVLVDYPPKPKFEEKNAFVETENGLRRLSEVSPLVRSLVELKDAHWRWGIYARADVREWVERFLKTFLD, encoded by the coding sequence ATGAAGCTCGTCCACGACCCAATACACGGCCACATCGAGCTTGACGAGTTTGCGGTTAGGCTTGTGGATACGCCGGAGTTTCAAAGGCTCAGGCGGATAACCCAGCTGGGCATGGCTTTTCTCGCCTACCCCTCCGCCCGGCACACCCGCTTCGAGCACTCGCTCGGGACGTTCTATCTGGCAAAGCGAATCGCCGAGCACAATCCAGAGATTGAGGAGGGAGCAGTTCACGCCGCTCTGCTCCACGACCTTGGCCACTACCCCTTCAGTCACACCCTTGAGGCACTCTATCCAAGACACGAGGAGAACACGAAGTGGTTAATAAGGCACGGTGAAATCGGAGATGTCTTGAGGGAGCAATACTCCCTCCGGGAGTTCATCGAGCTTTTCAAACACCCCCTCGTGAGCGGGGACATCGATGCCGACAGAATGGACTACCTCGTGAGGGACGCCTACTACACCGGCGTTGCTTACGGGCTGGTCGACCTCGACAGGCTCGTGAGGAACCTGTACTACGACGGTGAGAGGCTCGTGGTGGAGGAAAAGGGTGTAATGGCCGCCCAAAGTCTTCTCCTCGCGAGGAGCATGATGTATCCCACTGTTTACGGGCACCACGTTTCAAGGATAGCAAGCGCAATGCTCGTCAAGGCGGTCGAACTGGAGGGGCTGTCCCTCGAAGAAATCCGCACCATGGACGAGGTTGACCTCGTAGCGAGGCTCAGGAGGAGCGAGAAGGACGAAGTTCGCGAGCTCGTCAAGGCCATGGACGACAGGAGGCTCTACAAGCGTGTTCTCTACACGAACAGAGACCCCGGTGAGGGGGCAGTTGAGGAGCTGAGGGGAGAACTTGAAGCCGAGTTTGGCCACTTAGTCCTGGTGGATTATCCCCCAAAGCCCAAGTTCGAGGAGAAGAACGCTTTCGTCGAGACGGAGAACGGACTGAGGCGTCTCAGCGAGGTTTCACCTCTCGTTCGCTCCCTCGTTGAACTGAAGGACGCTCACTGGCGCTGGGGGATCTATGCGAGGGCCGACGTGAGGGAGTGGGTTGAAAGGTTTCTGAAGACCTTCCTTGATTGA
- the rpsJ gene encoding 30S ribosomal protein S10, with product MQKARIKLASTNIKALNEVTDQIKQIAERTGVRMSGPIPLPTKRIRITTRKSPDGEGTATFDKFELRVHKRLVDIEADERAMRQIMRIRVPEDVTIEIELIS from the coding sequence ATGCAGAAGGCAAGGATTAAGCTCGCGAGCACCAACATTAAGGCCCTCAACGAGGTCACCGACCAGATCAAGCAGATAGCCGAGAGGACCGGTGTCAGGATGAGCGGACCCATACCGCTCCCGACCAAGAGGATAAGGATCACCACCAGGAAGAGCCCGGACGGCGAGGGTACCGCAACCTTCGACAAGTTTGAGCTCCGCGTTCACAAGAGGCTCGTTGACATCGAGGCCGACGAAAGGGCCATGCGCCAGATTATGCGCATCCGCGTCCCTGAGGACGTCACCATCGAGATCGAGCTCATCTCATGA
- the for gene encoding tungsten-containing formaldehyde ferredoxin oxidoreductase: MKGWWGRILRVDLTNNKVWVQEYSPEVAKKFIGGRGLAAWILWNEAKGVDPLGPDNKLVFAAGPFNGLPTPSGGKLVVAAKSPLTGGYGDGNLGTMATVHLRKAGYDAIVVEGKAKKPVYIYIEDDNVSILSAEGLWGLDTFKTEEELKKIHGKNVGILSIGPGGENLVRYAVVMSQEGRAAGRPGMGAVMGSKKLKAVVIRGTKEIPVADKKKLSELSREAYQAILNSPAYPFWHRQGTMAAVEWTNENSALPTRNFQDGSFEFARSIDGYTLEGMKVKQRGCPYCNMPCGNVVLDAEGKESELDYENVALLGSNLGIGKLNEVSVLNRLADMYGIDTISLGVSISFVMEAVERGLLKEGPTFGDFKGAKQLVEDIAFRRGELGNFAAEGVMRMAEKLGDDSFAMHSKGLEVSGYNSYIYPAMALAFATSSIGAHHKEAWVIAWEIGTAPIEGEQAKKVEYKITYDPEKAAKVIELQRLRGGLFEMLTACRLPWVEVGLSLDYYPKLLEAITGVKYTWDDLYKAADRVYALIRAYWVRELGEKWGRHMDYPPKRWFIEGLKSGPYKGQHLDREKYDALLSEYYRLRGWDERGIPKKETLKELGLEEVIPELEQVTRLE; encoded by the coding sequence ATGAAAGGATGGTGGGGACGGATTCTCAGGGTTGACCTGACCAACAACAAAGTTTGGGTGCAGGAGTATTCTCCAGAGGTCGCCAAAAAGTTCATAGGCGGAAGGGGCCTGGCCGCCTGGATTCTCTGGAACGAGGCCAAGGGCGTTGACCCTCTCGGCCCCGACAACAAGCTCGTGTTCGCTGCCGGGCCTTTTAACGGCCTCCCGACCCCGAGCGGCGGTAAGCTCGTAGTTGCGGCCAAGAGCCCGCTCACCGGCGGCTACGGTGACGGCAACCTCGGCACCATGGCGACCGTCCACCTGAGGAAGGCCGGGTATGATGCGATAGTTGTCGAGGGCAAGGCCAAAAAGCCGGTCTACATCTATATCGAGGACGACAACGTCAGCATACTGAGTGCCGAGGGCCTCTGGGGCCTTGACACATTCAAGACCGAGGAGGAGCTCAAGAAGATACACGGCAAGAACGTCGGAATCCTCAGCATCGGCCCCGGTGGAGAGAACCTCGTCCGCTACGCCGTTGTTATGTCCCAGGAAGGAAGGGCCGCCGGAAGGCCCGGTATGGGTGCGGTCATGGGGAGCAAGAAGCTCAAGGCCGTCGTCATAAGGGGCACCAAGGAGATTCCGGTCGCGGACAAGAAGAAGCTGAGCGAGCTCTCAAGGGAAGCCTACCAGGCAATACTCAACTCCCCAGCGTATCCGTTCTGGCACAGGCAGGGGACGATGGCAGCGGTTGAGTGGACGAACGAGAACTCGGCACTGCCGACCAGGAACTTCCAGGACGGTTCATTCGAGTTCGCCCGCTCGATAGACGGCTACACCCTTGAGGGCATGAAGGTCAAGCAGAGGGGATGTCCATACTGTAACATGCCGTGTGGAAACGTCGTCCTCGACGCTGAAGGAAAGGAGAGCGAGCTCGACTATGAGAACGTGGCCCTTCTTGGCTCCAACCTGGGCATCGGGAAGCTCAACGAGGTTTCGGTTCTCAACAGGCTCGCCGACATGTATGGAATTGACACAATATCCCTCGGTGTTTCAATAAGCTTCGTGATGGAGGCCGTTGAGAGGGGACTCCTCAAGGAGGGCCCGACCTTCGGAGACTTCAAGGGCGCCAAGCAACTCGTTGAGGACATCGCCTTCAGGCGCGGCGAGCTTGGCAACTTTGCAGCGGAAGGCGTCATGAGAATGGCCGAAAAGCTCGGCGACGACAGCTTCGCCATGCACTCCAAGGGACTTGAGGTCAGCGGCTACAACAGCTACATCTACCCGGCCATGGCCTTGGCATTTGCGACCAGCTCGATCGGCGCCCACCACAAGGAGGCCTGGGTCATCGCCTGGGAGATAGGAACTGCTCCAATTGAGGGTGAGCAGGCGAAGAAGGTCGAGTACAAGATCACCTACGACCCGGAGAAGGCAGCAAAGGTCATCGAGCTCCAGCGCCTCAGGGGCGGCCTCTTCGAGATGCTCACCGCGTGCAGGCTCCCATGGGTCGAAGTGGGGCTGAGCCTCGACTACTATCCGAAGCTTCTCGAAGCCATTACCGGCGTCAAGTACACCTGGGACGACCTGTACAAAGCAGCTGACAGGGTCTACGCCCTCATCAGGGCCTACTGGGTCAGGGAGCTCGGCGAGAAGTGGGGCAGGCACATGGACTACCCGCCGAAGAGGTGGTTCATCGAAGGCCTCAAGAGCGGGCCGTACAAGGGACAGCACCTCGACAGGGAGAAATACGACGCCCTGCTCAGCGAGTACTACAGGCTCAGGGGCTGGGACGAGCGCGGAATCCCGAAGAAGGAGACCCTCAAGGAGCTCGGCCTTGAGGAGGTCATTCCGGAGCTTGAGCAGGTCACCAGGCTGGAGTGA
- a CDS encoding MoaD/ThiS family protein — MVRIRLMGAFVHLAKARELHVKVDGKKTVDEILREVIPRYDEFHDKIIMINGHPARGDAEVTDGDEIKVMPVLSGG, encoded by the coding sequence GTGGTCAGGATAAGGCTGATGGGTGCTTTCGTTCATCTCGCAAAGGCAAGGGAGCTTCACGTCAAGGTTGATGGGAAAAAAACTGTGGATGAGATCCTCCGCGAAGTCATTCCGCGCTACGACGAGTTCCACGACAAAATCATAATGATCAACGGGCACCCCGCGAGGGGCGACGCCGAGGTTACCGACGGCGATGAGATCAAGGTGATGCCGGTTTTGAGCGGTGGGTGA
- a CDS encoding elongation factor EF-2 — translation MGRREEMIAKIKELMTQPERIRNMGIAAHIDHGKTTLSDNLLAGAGMISEELAGKQLVLDFDEQEQARGITINAANVSMVHNYEGQDYLINLIDTPGHVDFGGDVTRAMRAIDGAIIVVDAVEGVMPQTETVLRQALREYVKPVLFINKVDRLIKELKLGPNEILQRFAKIITDVNRLIKKYAPDEFKSQWMVRVEDGSVAFGSAYYNWALSVPFMKKTGVSFKDIVELTNAGDLKTLRQKAPLHVVVLDMVVKHLPNPLEAQKYRIPHLWRGDVESEVGQAMLKCDPKGKMVMVVTKIILDKHAGEVSTGRVWSGTVKTGQEVYLINAKRKARIQQVGIYMGPERVNMEAVPAGNIVAVTGLRDAMAGETVAQEQIEPFEALHYTSEPVVTVAIEAKNVKDLPKLIEALRQLAKEDPTLHVKIDEETGQHLLSGMGELHLEVKLVKLKEDWKLDVDVSPPIVVYRESVSKMSPIVEGKSPNKHNRFYITVEPLPDEIYQAIREGLIPEGRPKNPKEVAKKLAELGMDYEVAKGIVDIYNGNLFLDNTKGIQYLNEVMDLLVDGFHQAMDEGPLAREPVMKVMVRLHDAKIHEDNVHRGPAQIYPAIRGAIQCAMMKAQPILYEPYQKVIINVPYEYMGAVSREINQRRGQLIDMRQEGEVMIIIAEAPVAEMFGFAGAIRGATSGRALWSTEHAGFKRVPGELAVNIIRQIRQRKGLDPNPPKEQDVCPQQ, via the coding sequence ATGGGAAGAAGGGAAGAGATGATTGCGAAGATTAAGGAGCTCATGACCCAGCCCGAGAGGATCAGGAACATGGGTATTGCCGCTCATATTGACCACGGTAAGACGACGCTGAGTGACAACCTGCTCGCCGGTGCCGGAATGATCAGCGAGGAGCTCGCCGGAAAGCAGCTCGTTCTTGACTTCGACGAGCAGGAGCAGGCGAGGGGAATCACCATCAACGCGGCCAACGTTTCGATGGTTCACAACTACGAGGGCCAGGACTACCTCATCAACCTCATAGATACGCCGGGTCACGTTGACTTCGGCGGTGACGTTACGAGAGCAATGAGAGCCATAGACGGTGCCATCATCGTCGTTGACGCGGTCGAGGGAGTCATGCCCCAGACCGAGACCGTTCTCAGGCAGGCCCTGAGGGAGTACGTCAAGCCCGTCCTCTTCATCAACAAGGTCGACAGGCTCATCAAGGAGCTCAAGCTCGGTCCGAACGAGATACTCCAGAGGTTTGCCAAGATAATCACCGACGTCAACAGGCTCATCAAGAAGTACGCCCCGGACGAGTTCAAGAGCCAGTGGATGGTCAGGGTCGAGGACGGTAGCGTTGCCTTTGGTTCAGCTTACTACAACTGGGCCCTCAGCGTTCCGTTCATGAAGAAGACAGGCGTTTCCTTCAAGGACATCGTCGAGCTCACTAATGCTGGTGACCTCAAGACCCTCAGGCAGAAGGCCCCGCTCCACGTCGTCGTCCTTGACATGGTCGTCAAGCACCTCCCGAACCCACTGGAGGCCCAGAAGTACAGGATCCCGCACCTCTGGAGGGGAGACGTTGAGAGCGAGGTCGGCCAGGCCATGCTCAAGTGCGACCCGAAGGGCAAGATGGTCATGGTCGTCACCAAGATCATCCTCGACAAGCACGCGGGTGAGGTCTCAACCGGCCGTGTATGGAGCGGTACCGTGAAGACCGGACAGGAAGTCTACCTCATCAACGCCAAGAGGAAAGCGAGAATCCAGCAGGTCGGTATCTACATGGGTCCCGAGAGGGTCAACATGGAGGCCGTTCCGGCAGGTAACATCGTCGCGGTAACTGGTCTTAGAGATGCTATGGCCGGTGAGACCGTTGCCCAGGAGCAGATCGAGCCGTTCGAGGCCCTCCACTACACCAGCGAGCCGGTCGTCACCGTGGCTATAGAGGCCAAGAACGTTAAGGATCTTCCGAAGCTCATCGAAGCCCTTCGCCAGCTAGCCAAGGAGGACCCGACGCTCCACGTCAAGATCGACGAGGAGACCGGCCAGCACCTCCTCAGCGGTATGGGCGAGCTCCACCTCGAGGTCAAGCTCGTCAAGCTCAAGGAGGACTGGAAGCTCGACGTTGACGTTTCCCCGCCGATCGTCGTTTACCGTGAGAGCGTCAGCAAGATGAGCCCGATAGTCGAAGGAAAGAGCCCGAACAAGCACAACAGGTTCTACATCACAGTGGAGCCGCTCCCGGACGAGATATACCAGGCCATCCGCGAGGGTCTCATCCCAGAGGGCAGGCCCAAGAACCCGAAGGAGGTTGCCAAGAAGCTCGCCGAGCTCGGCATGGACTACGAAGTCGCCAAGGGTATAGTTGACATATACAACGGCAACCTGTTCCTCGACAACACCAAGGGTATCCAGTACCTCAACGAGGTCATGGACCTCCTCGTTGATGGATTCCACCAGGCCATGGACGAGGGCCCGCTCGCCAGGGAGCCTGTCATGAAGGTCATGGTTCGCCTGCACGACGCAAAGATACACGAGGACAACGTCCACCGCGGCCCGGCCCAGATCTATCCAGCCATCAGGGGTGCAATTCAGTGTGCCATGATGAAGGCCCAGCCGATCCTCTACGAGCCGTACCAGAAGGTCATCATAAACGTGCCCTACGAGTACATGGGTGCCGTCAGCAGGGAGATCAACCAGAGGCGCGGTCAGCTCATCGACATGAGGCAGGAAGGAGAGGTCATGATCATCATCGCCGAGGCCCCGGTCGCGGAGATGTTCGGATTCGCCGGAGCCATCCGTGGAGCAACCAGCGGAAGGGCCCTCTGGAGCACCGAGCACGCCGGCTTCAAACGCGTTCCGGGAGAGCTCGCTGTGAACATCATCAGGCAGATACGCCAGAGGAAGGGCCTCGACCCGAACCCGCCGAAGGAGCAGGACGTCTGCCCGCAGCAGTGA
- the tuf gene encoding translation elongation factor EF-1 subunit alpha codes for MAKEKPHVNIVFIGHVDHGKSTTIGRLLFDTANIPENIIKKFEEMGEKGKSFKFAWVMDRLKEERERGITIDVAHTKFETPHRYITIIDAPGHRDFVKNMITGASQADAAVLVVAATDGVMPQTKEHAFLARTLGIGHIIVAINKMDMVNYDEKKFKQVAEQVKKLLMMLGYKDFPIIPISAWEGDNVVKKSDKMPWYNGPTLIDALDQIPEPPKPTDKPLRIPIQDVYSIKGVGTVPVGRVETGVLKVGDVVIFEPASTIFHKPIQGEVKSIEMHHEAMQEALPGDNIGFNVRGVGKNDIKRGDVAGHTTNPPTVVRPKDTFKAQIIVLNHPTAITVGYTPVLHAHTLQVAVRFEQLLAKLDPRTGNIVEENPQFIKTGDSAIVVLRPTKPMVIEPVKEIPQMGRFAIRDMGQTVAAGMVISIQKAE; via the coding sequence ATGGCTAAGGAGAAGCCGCACGTTAACATTGTCTTTATAGGCCACGTCGACCACGGAAAGAGCACCACCATCGGAAGGCTGCTCTTCGACACCGCCAACATACCGGAGAACATCATCAAGAAGTTCGAGGAGATGGGTGAGAAGGGCAAGTCCTTCAAGTTCGCCTGGGTCATGGACAGGCTCAAGGAGGAGAGGGAGAGGGGTATTACCATCGACGTTGCCCACACCAAGTTCGAGACCCCGCACAGGTACATCACCATCATCGACGCTCCGGGCCACAGAGACTTCGTTAAGAACATGATCACCGGTGCCAGCCAGGCCGACGCTGCCGTTCTCGTCGTTGCCGCCACCGACGGTGTCATGCCGCAGACCAAGGAGCACGCCTTCCTTGCCAGGACCCTCGGTATCGGCCACATAATCGTCGCCATCAACAAGATGGACATGGTCAACTACGACGAGAAGAAGTTCAAGCAGGTCGCCGAGCAGGTCAAGAAGCTCCTCATGATGCTCGGCTACAAGGACTTCCCGATCATCCCGATCAGCGCTTGGGAGGGCGACAACGTCGTCAAGAAGAGCGACAAGATGCCCTGGTACAACGGCCCGACCCTCATCGACGCCCTCGACCAGATTCCGGAGCCGCCGAAGCCGACCGACAAGCCGCTCCGCATCCCGATCCAGGACGTCTACTCCATTAAGGGTGTCGGTACCGTCCCGGTCGGCCGTGTCGAGACCGGTGTCCTCAAGGTCGGTGACGTCGTTATCTTCGAGCCGGCCAGCACCATCTTCCACAAGCCGATCCAGGGTGAGGTCAAGAGCATCGAGATGCACCACGAGGCCATGCAGGAGGCCCTTCCGGGTGACAACATCGGATTCAACGTCCGTGGCGTTGGTAAGAACGACATAAAGCGCGGTGACGTTGCCGGACACACCACCAACCCGCCGACCGTCGTCAGGCCGAAGGACACCTTCAAGGCCCAGATCATCGTCCTCAACCACCCGACCGCTATCACCGTCGGCTACACCCCGGTCCTCCACGCGCACACCCTCCAGGTCGCCGTCAGGTTCGAGCAGCTCCTGGCTAAGCTCGACCCGAGGACCGGCAACATCGTCGAGGAGAACCCGCAGTTCATCAAGACCGGTGACTCCGCCATCGTCGTCCTCAGGCCGACCAAGCCGATGGTCATCGAGCCGGTCAAGGAGATACCGCAGATGGGCAGGTTCGCCATCCGTGACATGGGCCAGACCGTCGCTGCCGGTATGGTTATCTCCATCCAGAAGGCCGAGTGA